The Mustela nigripes isolate SB6536 chromosome 4, MUSNIG.SB6536, whole genome shotgun sequence genome includes a window with the following:
- the LOC132015349 gene encoding ubiquitin-conjugating enzyme E2 L3-like produces the protein MAASRRLMKELEEIRKCGMKNFRNIQVDEANLLTWQGLIVPDNPPYDKGAFRIEINFPAEYPFKPPKITFKTKIYHPNIDEKGQVCLPVISAENWKPATKTDQVIQSLIALVNDPQPKHPLRADLAEEYSKDRKKFCKNAEEFTKKYGEKRPVD, from the coding sequence ATGGCGGCCAGCAGGAGGCTGATGAAGGAGCTTGAAGAAATCCGCAAATGTGGAATGAAAAACTTCCGTAACATCCAGGTTGATGAAGCTAATTTATTGACTTGGCAAGGGCTTATTGTTCCTGACAACCCTCCATATGATAAGGGGGCCTTCAGAATCGAAATCAACTTTCCAGCAGAGTACCCATTCAAACCACCGAAGAtcacatttaaaacaaagatcTATCACCCAAACATCGATGAAAAGGGGCAGGTCTGTCTGCCAGTAATTAGTGCTGAAAACTGGAAGCCAGCAACCAAAACCGACCAAGTAATCCAGTCCCTCATAGCACTGGTGAACGACCCCCAGCCCAAGCACCCACTTCGGGCTGACCTAGCTGAAGAATACTCTAAGGACCGTAAAAAATTCTGTAAGAACGCTGAAGAGTTTACAAAGAAATACGGGGAGAAGCGACCTGTGGACTAA